A region of Lycium barbarum isolate Lr01 chromosome 1, ASM1917538v2, whole genome shotgun sequence DNA encodes the following proteins:
- the LOC132643682 gene encoding protein PHOX1-like, with product MGKPTGKKKSHVKTKSNAGNVKHGKTIPEHKSKAFDEDTAVFIKMAKELKEEGNRLFQQRDHEGAMLKYEKALRLLPRNHIDVAYLHSNIATCYMQMGISEFPRAINECNLALEVAPKYTKALLKRAKCYDSLNRLDLALRDVNHVLSIEPNNLTALEIADKVKREIEEILDVEEKKVVSPIPPSTNVVKDNMKKKNSKFDRKRIVEINETMNDGVEEKKAEDKVVVEEKRRVVEEKPVTRTVKLVLGEDIRWAQLPISCSFRLVRDIVLDRYPNLKGALIKYKDQEGDLVTITTTDELRWAESSVDPQGSLRLYIKEVSPGEEPTYEAMRAEEDVNSSICKSTIVKKDGLVELNKGPTCPENWFVQFARLFKNHVGIDCDSYLDLHEAGMKLYSEAMEDTVTNEEAEELFDIASAQFQEMAALSLFNWGNVHMSRARKEVFFTGEGGSGETVLEQVKSAYEWAEKEYETAEMRYEEALRVKPDFYESLLALGQQQFEQAKLLWYYLIGSKVELEAGTCSEILELYNKAEESIERGMEMWEEMEEQRLNGLSKYEEYKAQLHKRGLDGMLKDKPDEGAKEQAENMRSQIYLLWGTMLYERSVVEFKIGLPTWEECLDVAVEKFELAGASQTDIAVMIKNHCSNETAMEGFKVDEIVQAWSEVYDTNRWQTGVPAFRLEPLFRRRVSSLHSILENI from the exons ATGGGGAAGCCCACTGGGAAGAAGAAAAGTCATGTAAAAACAAAATCCAATGCTGGAAATGTGAAGCATGGCAAAACTATTCCAGAGCATAAATCCAAAGCATTTGATGAGGACACAGCTGTGTTCATCAAGATGGCTAAAGAATTGAAGGAAGAAGGCAACAGGCTCTTTCAGCAGCGCGATCACGAGGGCGCTATGTTAAAATATGAGAAGGCACTCAGATTGCTTCCTAGGAACCATATTGATGTTGCCTATTTGCATAGCAACATCGCTACTTGCTATATGCAAATGGGGATTAGTGAGTTTCCAAGAGCTATAAATGAATGTAACTTAGCACTTGAAGTTGCTCCCAAGTATACCAAAGCTTTGTTGAAGAGAGCAAAGTGTTATGATTCATTGAATAGGCTTGATTTAGCTTTAAGGGATGTGAACCATGTTTTGAGTATTGAACCTAATAATTTAACAGCTTTGGAGATTGCAGATAAAGTTAAAAGGGAAATAGAAGAAATACTTGATGTTGAAGAAAAAAAAGTAGTCTCACCCATTCCACCATCTACCAATGTTGTGAAGGATAACATGAAAAAGAAGAACAGCAAATTTGATAGAAAGAGAATTGTTGAGATTAATGAAACCATGAATGATGGAGTCGAAGAAAAGAAAGCTGAGGACAAGGTGGTTGTGGAGGAGAAGAGACGCGTTGTGGAAGAAAAACCGGTGACAAGAACAGTGAAGTTGGTTCTTGGGGAGGATATAAGATGGGCACAGTTACCAATTAGTTGCAGTTTTCGACTTGTGAGAGACATAGTTCTAGATCGTTATCCAAATTTGAAGGGTGCTCTTATCAAGTATAAGGATCAAGAAGGTGACTTGGTTACCATCACAACTACTGATGAGCTCAGGTGGGCTGAATCATCTGTTGATCCTCAAGGTTCTTTGAGACTCTACATTAAAGAAGTTAGTCCAGGTGAAGAACCTACATATGAGGCTATGAGAGCTGAAGAAGATGTGAATTCTAGCATTTGCAAATCAACTATAGTAAAAAAGGATGGGCTTGTTGAACTGAATAAAGGACCAACTTGCCCTGAGAACTGGTTTGTCCAATTTGCAAGGCTATTCAAGAACCATGTTGGAATTGATTGTGACTCGTATCTGGATCTTCACGAGGCGGGAATGAAATTATATTCAGAAGCTATGGAGGACACTGTTACAAATGAAGAAGCAGAGGAGCTTTTTGACATTGCTTCAGCTCAGTTCCAAGAGATGGCAGCTTTGTCTTTGTTTAACTGGGGAAATGTACACATGTCTAGAGCAAGAAAGGAAGTATTTTTCACAGGAGAGGGGGGTTCTGGGGAGACGGTGTTGGAGCAGGTTAAATCTGCATATGAATGGGCAGAAAAAGAATATGAAACTGCAGAAATGAGGTATGAAGAAGCTCTTAGAGTCAAGCCAGATTTCTACGAAAGCCTTCTTGCACTCGGTCAGCAGCAGTTTGAACAAGCAAAACTCTTATGGTACTATTTGATTGGGAGTAAAGTTGAGTTAGAGGCAGGGACATGTTCAGAGATCTTGGAGCTATATAACAAGGCTGAGGAAAGCATCGAAAGAGGGATGGAAATGTGGGAAGAGATGGAAGAACAGCGTCTAAATGGACTCTCGAAATATGAGGAATATAAAGCTCAGTTGCATAAAAGGGGGTTGGATGGTATGCTTAAAGATAAACCAGATGAAGGAGCTAAAGAGCAGGCTGAAAACATGAGGTCTCAGATTTACCTGTTATGGGGAACCATGCTCTACGAACGTTCCGTAGTGGAATTTAAGATAGGATTACCAACCTGGGAAGAATGTTTAGATGTTGCAGTTGAAAAGTTTGAACTAGCTGGAGCATCTCAAACTGATATTGCAGTCATGATAAAGAACCACTGTTCCAATGAAACTGCTATGGAAG GGTTCAAAGTTGATGAGATTGTACAGGCATGGAGCGAGGTGTATGATACAAACAGGTGGCAGACCGGGGTGCCAGCTTTCAGGCTAGAACCATTGTTCCGTCGTCGGGTTTCAAGTCTTCATTCTATACTGGAAAATATTTGA